Proteins found in one Thunnus maccoyii chromosome 5, fThuMac1.1, whole genome shotgun sequence genomic segment:
- the acsbg1 gene encoding long-chain-fatty-acid--CoA ligase ACSBG1, translated as MEIPNEEKGDDQVVTSVELSVQESMADVQTDSGEHASVGKKHIEEVTVGASLAPAHSLWTADAKGAVRLRIEEGCSEEPITVHQMFKASVEKYGNIYALASKKKNKWEKITFLEYYHFCRRAAKSFLKLGLERFHGVAILGFNSAEWFFSAVGAIMAGGIMTGIYATNTPEACQYVASDSKANIIVVENKKQLDKILEIRDRLPHLKAIVQYSGPIQEKISNLYSWEEFMELGLDVSEKELDDIISSQKANQCCVLIYTSGTTGKPKGVMLSHDNITWTANHASRAGDMQPADTKQESLVSYLPLSHIAAQIYDLWTGIHWGELVYFAQPDALKGSLITTLREVCPTSHMGVPRVWEKMMEKIKQAISECGYVKKKLVTWAMSVSLEANQKCMLKDDEKPFLFSLANSLVLQRLRAELGLSCCQKFFSGAAPIGSETVQFFLGLNIHLYEAYGMSESTGPHFMSGPKAYKLPSCGKVVPGCRYKMADVDSEGTGEICFWGRNIFMGFLNMEDKTREALDEDGWLHSGDLGKIDEEGFLYITGRIKELIITAGGENVPPVPIEDAVKKELPIISNAMLIGDKRKFLSMLLTLKSSSNTETMEPTEELSLEAVEYCRNLGSQATKVSDIMGGKDKDVCRAIQEGIDRVNSAAISNAQRIQKWTILRKDFSVSGGELGPTMKLRRPVVLEMYHNVIDSLYQE; from the exons tgtggaGTTGTCAGTTCAGGAGTCTATGGCAGACGTGCAGACAGATAGTGGAGAACATGCCTCTGTAG GGAAGAAACACATAGAAGAGGTGACTGTTGGCGCATCTCTTGCTCCAGCTCATTCTCTTTGGACTGCGGACGCTAAAGGCGCAGTCAGGCTGAGAATAGAAGAAGGTTGTTCGGAGGAGCCTATCACGGTTCATCAAATGTTCAAAGCCTCAGTTGAAAAATATGGAAACATCTACGCACTCGCcagcaagaagaagaacaagtgGGAAAAAATTACCTTTTTAGAGTATTATCATTTCTGCCGGAGAGCAGCCAAGAGCTTTCTAAAG CTTGGTTTAGAGCGATTCCATGGAGTGGCAATACTAGGATTCAATTCAGCAGAATGGTTCTTCTCTGCAGTCGGTGCCATCATGGCAGG AGGGATAATGACTGGAATTTATGCCACAAACACACCAGAAGCTTGCCAATATGTGGCTAGTGACTCCAAAGCCAACATTATTGTGGTGGAAAACAAAAAGCAATTGGATAAGATATTGGAG ATACGTGACAGACTGCCCCATTTGAAAGCCATAGTGCAGTACAGTGGACCAATCCAAGAGAAGATTTCCAATCTCTACTCT TGGGAGGAGTTCATGGAGCTGGGTCTGGATGTTTCTGAGAAAGAActggatgacatcatcagcagcCAGAAAGCCAACCAATGCTGCGTCCTGATCTACACGTCTGGCACCACAGGCAAGCCGAAAGGTGTCATGCTCAGTCATGACAAT ATCACATGGACTGCCAATCATGCCAGCAGGGCAGGGGACATGCAGCCGGCCGACACTAAACAGGAGTCACTAGTGAGCTACCTTCCTCTCAGTCACATTGCTGCTCAGATCTATGATCTCTGGACTGGTATCCATTGGGGTGAGCTGGTGTACTTTGCACAACCGGATGCCTTAAAG GGAAGCCTGATAACAACACTACGAGAAGTTTGTCCTACATCCCACATGGGTGTCCCGCGGGTGTGGGAGAAGATGATGGAGAAGATAAAACAGGCAATTAGCGAGTGTGGTTACGTGAAAAAGAAACTGGTCACCTGGGCAATGTCAGTCAGCCTGGAGGCCAACCAAAAGTGTATGCTAAA ggATGATGAGAAACCGTTCCTCTTTTCCCTGGCTAACAGCCTTGTGCTGCAGAGGCTTCGGGCTGAGCTGGGCCTCTCTTGTTGTCAGAAGTTCTTCTCTGGAGCAGCACCAATCGGTAGTGAAACAGTGCAGTTTTTCCTCGGCCTGAACATCCACTTGTATGAGGCTTATGGCATGAGTGAGAGCACGGGACCTCACTTCATGTCAGGTCCCAAAGCCTACAAACTACCAAG CTGTGGTAAGGTGGTGCCTGGCTGTcgatacaaaatggccgacgTAGACTCTGAGGGGACAGGTGAGATTTGCTTTTGGGGACGTAACATTTTCATGGGTTTCCTCAATATGGAAGACAAAACGAGAGAAGCTTTGGATGAAGATGGATGGCTGCACTCTGGAGACCTGGGGAAGATAGATGAGGAGGGTTTCTTGTACATCACTGGGAGAATAAAAG AGTTGATCATCACAGCCGGAGGGGAGAATGTTCCCCCTGTTCCCATTGAGGATGCAGTGAAGAAGGAGCTACCCATCATCAGCAATGCCATGCTGATAGGGGACAAGAGGAAGTTCTTGTCAATGCTTTTAACCTTAAAG TCTAGCAGCAATACAGAGACCATGGAGCCCACAGAGGAGCTGAGTCTGGAGGCTGTGGAGTATTGCCGAAACCTAGGCAGCCAAGCAACCAAGGTGTCTGACATCATGGGAGGGAAAGACAAAGACGTGTGCCGTGCAATTCAGGAGGGAATCGACAGAGTCAACTCTGCAGCCATCTCTAATGCTCAACGCATACAAAAGTGGACTATCCTGAGAAAGGACTTTTCTGTTTCTGGAGGAGAGCTGG GTCCAACAATGAAGCTTCGTCGTCCTGTTGTCTTGGAGATGTACCACAATGTCATTGACAGTCTGTATCAAGAATAG